A window of Lytechinus pictus isolate F3 Inbred chromosome 7, Lp3.0, whole genome shotgun sequence contains these coding sequences:
- the LOC129265253 gene encoding monocarboxylate transporter 12-like, whose amino-acid sequence MVTNGKELAVCLSVSGLGSSILSISLVIILSDQSGEAFAVFYGIGTSGYAIGVAIVPPIADYLMRIYGWRGSLMIIGGIMAHLIPFVLMVDLDVEGVVRNDFGPFNTDDEEIEDQFDRSEIEALISRPSFQEETHNDGDKSHVGGIYAEINPANNEIGSENENARLSDIQELTSEKSATGKRMHNMLEKGYKRKCLNDCSNCYRIFTDSIYNQDRWMILLMLVTLVLHMVDSSWYAYLIPCAIALDIPISQVLCLPYSAGAGLFVARILGGFLEKSKLLSGQSLFLFFTLLNILSLLWNIFAPRFAFMIVTSFISAFTISQRNLLSLVICKDRVPKSQFPMILASYEIVCGIGLFLGSLLCGYVADVTGSFNASYMFIAGVELLLSCLMIPSIIAEKLKERTAD is encoded by the exons ATGGTAACCAATGGTAAAGAATTGGCTGTCTGCTTATCAGTTTCTG GTCTTGGTTCCAGCATCCTGTCAATTTCATTGGTAATCATTCTGAGCGATCAGTCTGGAGAGGCCTTTGCAGTATTCTACGGCATTGGTACATCAGGTTACGCCATCGGAGTGGCTATAGTTCCCCCGATCGCAGACTACCTGATGAGGATTTATGGCTGGAGAGGGTCCTTGATGATTATTGGAGGTATCATGGCGCACCTTATACCTTTCGTCTTGATGGTTGATCTCGACGTAGAGGGCGTCGTACGGAACGATTTTGGGCCCTTTAACACCGAcgatgaagaaattgaagacCAATTTGATAGGTCCGAAATAGAAGCGCTTATCTCCAGACCAAGTTTCCAGGAAGAAACACACAATGACGGGGATAAATCGCACGTTGGCGGTATTTACGCTGAAATAAATCCGGCAAATAATGAAATCGGATCAGAAAATGAAAACGCAAGGTTAAGTGACATCCAAGAGCTAACATCTGAAAAATCAGCTACTGGTAAAAGAATGCATAATATGTTAGAAAAAGGATATAAGCGAAAATGTCTGAATGATTGTTCTAATTGTTATCGAATCTTCACAGACTCCATATACAATCAAGATCGCTGGATGATTCTCCTTATGCTGGTCACACTTGTATTGCATATGGTAGACTCTAGTTGGTATGCATATCTCATCCCATGTGCGATTGCTCTTGATATTCCTATATCCCAGGTACTGTGCCTACCTTACTCTGCGGGGGCTGGATTATTCGTAGCCCGAATTTTAGGCGGGTTCCTCGAGAAATCTAAGCTTTTATCTGGCCAAtccttgtttcttttctttacctTACTCAACATCTTATCACTTTTGTGGAATATCTTCGCTCCAAGATTTGCTTTCATGATTGTGACTTCATTCATCTCGGCATTCACGATTTCCCAACGAAACCTTCTGTCGTTGGTCATATGTAAGGACAGGGTGCCTAAGTCACAATTCCCGATGATTCTGGCTTCTTATGAAATTGTTTGTGGAATTGGACTCTTTCTCGGATCCTTGTTATGTG GATATGTCGCAGATGTGACGGGCTCTTTCAACGCTTCATATATGTTCATCGCAGGGGTAGAACTCCTTTTATCCTGTCTCATGATTCCATCAATAATTGCCGAGAAGTTGAAGGAACGCACGGCGGACTAA